Proteins from a single region of Oreochromis niloticus isolate F11D_XX linkage group LG7, O_niloticus_UMD_NMBU, whole genome shotgun sequence:
- the LOC100705177 gene encoding transcription factor 7-like 1-B isoform X2: MPQLSREDGDDLGASDELIAFKDEGEQEEKRNVSAERDLDDVKSSLVNESETNSSSDSEADRRPEPRPGVESRARQNQVCEEALRKQQRDGRLLQPSPYVGYPFFMFPDLGNLCSPYLANGALTAGARTYLPFQWPLLDVPGRASVRDTATPSHLSSSVPMVQHPHVSHLHPLLSYSPEAFSPPRASPGFSPEAGVSRSPHASCYPVSPGAMPQIPHPLGWLQGQHMYSMAGGFSPAALAMNASMSSLVSSSFSPRLVPTPQSSVPHPAIVPTGVKQEPESDSCDGGGASSVQPRKATPETKREGDEDRKPHIKKPLNAFMLYMREERPKVVAMCKVKESSSINQILGQRWHSLSKDEQAKYYELARQERLLHSKLYPGWSARDNYGKKKKRKRARMEMKLEVAAAAPSDDFPLQLKRPRVSVGAEDPPPPPPHTQTAHMRHHLTQPHTVSHLTHTHLSQASPASSLDSPATPTTSLASPAAPAPTHTEHTHSSSFGGHTSPYPEQLQPLSLTTKPQRPPLSLNRATVTTGPSTPSSNTASSPPQRPPPLCSQPFLAPPPTSSSSHGALTQQLRRTNQP, encoded by the exons ATGCCGCAGCTGAGCCGGGAGGACGGCGACGACCTGGGAGCCAGCGACGAGCTCATCGCCTTCAAAGACGAAGGCGAGCAGGAGGAGAAGCGCAACGTGTCCGCCGAGCGAGACCTGGACGACGTCAAGTCCTCCCTGGTCAACGAGTCAGAGACCAACAGCAGCTCGGACTCAGAG GCAGACCGGCGCCCAGAGCCCCGTCCAGGTGTGGAGAGCAGGGCCAGGCAGAACCAGGTGTGCGAGGAAG CTCTGAGGAAGCAGCAGCGTGATGGACGCCTCCTCCAGCCCTCGCCCTACGTCGGGTACCCGTTCTTCATGTTCCCTGACCTCGGGAACCTCTGCAGCCCGTACCTCGCCAATGGAGCGCTGACGGCGGGTGCCCGGACG tACCTGCCCTTTCAGTGGCCGCTGCTCGATGTCCCAGGAAGAGCATCCGTCAGAGACACAGCGACTCCCTCTCACCTG TCCAGCAGTGTGCCGATGGTGCAGCACCCCCACGTGTCCCACCTCCACCCGCTGCTGTCCTATAGCCCCGAGGCCTTCTCCCCACCGAGGGCCTCACCTGGGTTCTCTCCTGAAGCAG GGGTGTCCCGGTCTCCTCACGCCTCCTGCTACCCGGTCTCCCCTGGAGCCATGCCTCAGATCCCACACCCTCTGGGATGGCT gCAGGGCCAGCACATGTACTCCATGGCCGGGGGCTTCTCGCCAGCAGCACTCGCCATGAACGCCTCCATGTCGAG TCTGGTGTCGAGCAGCTTCTCTCCTCGCTTGGTGCCCACCCCTCAGTCGTCCGTCCCCCACCCCGCCATCGTCCCCACGGGAGTCAAGCAGGAGCCTGAAAGTGACAGCTGCGACGGAGGCGGGGCCAGCAGCGTTCAGCCAAG GAAGGCGACACCTGAAACCAAGCGTGAGGGCGACGAGGACAGGAAGCCGCACATCAAGAAGCCGCTGAACGCCTTTATGCTGTACATGAGGGAGGAGCGGCCCAAAGTGGTCGCCATGTGCAAAGTGAAGGAGAGCTCGTCCATCAACCAGATCCTCGGACAGAGG TGGCACTCGCTGTCGAAGGACGAGCAGGCCAAATACTACGAGCTGGCACGCCAAGAGAGGCTCCTGCACTCCAAGCTTTACCCCGGCTGGTCGGCCAGAGACAACTAT ggtaagaagaagaagaggaagagggcgAGGATGGAGATGAAGCTCGAAG TTGCCGCGGCGGCACCGTCAGACGACTTCCCCCTGCAGCTGAAGAGGCCTCGTGTCTCCGTGGGAGCCGAGGACCCACCACCGCCTCCACCGCACACGCAGACTGCACACATGCGCCATCACCTGACGCAGCCGCACACAGTCTCCCACCTGACGCACACCCACCTGTCACAGGCGAGCCCCGCCTCCTCCTTGGACTCTCCTGCGACACCCACCACGTCACTGGCCTCGCCCGCCGCCCCGGCGCCGACGCACACGGAGCACACACACTCGTCGTCCTTCGGTGGGCACACGTCGCCGTACCCCGAGCAGCTGCAGCCGCTGTCCCTCACCACCAAGCCCCAGCGGCCGCCACTGTCCCTGAACCGCGCCACCGTCACCACGGGCCCCTCTACACCGTCATCCAACACCGCCTCGTCCCCGCCACAACGGCCCCCTCCTCTGTGCTCTCAGCCTTTCCTGGCCCCACCTCCTACCTCCTCGAGCTCTCATGGTGCCTTAACTCAGCAGCTCCGAAGAACCAATCAGCCGTGA
- the LOC100705447 gene encoding caspase-7 — MDAGAGSNRAVVVYVAQFDPGVSLGDRAGAQKDAKRLHGTLSRRGFEVELHSDLSGDEIYELFVQESRRPVKDCFLAVFSSHGEEDCVFGADGKPVRLSRIFAYFDNECMENKAKVFFIQACRGDALDDGVEVDSAGDATDCNFSLHLSAPVDTAVMYATPPGYGAFMSPLGSVFLQTFCTLLEDEAHQKLELTRLMTRLSHRVAYTFQAKGRELGGKKEMPCFLTRLTREVFLSSESEREAKTADL; from the exons ATGGATGCCGGAGCAGGGAGTAACCGCGCGGTGGTGGTGTACGTGGCCCAGTTTGACCCCGGCGTGAGTCTGGGGGACAGGGCTGGAGCCCAGAAAGACGCCAAGAGACTCCACGGCACCCTCAGCAGGCGGGGCTTCGAGGTGGAGCTGCACAGCGACCTGAGCGGTGACGAAATCTACGAGCTGTTTGTGCAAG AGAGCAGGCGGCCTGTGAAGGACTGTTTCCTGGCTGTCTTTTCATCTCACGGGGAGGAGGACTGCGTATTCGGAGCTGACGGGAAACCCGTCCGGCTGTCTCGAATCTTCGCATATTTTGACAACGAGTGCATGGAGAATAAAGCCAAAGTGTTTTTCATACAG GCGTGTCGGGGAGACGCTCTGGATGATGGAGTGGAGGTGGACTCGGCCGGTGATGCCACCGACTGCAACTTCTCTCTCCACCTCTCTGCTCCTGTAGATACAGCTGTGATGTATGCCACGCCCCCAG GTTACGGAGCCTTCATGAGCCCGCTTGGATCTGTCTTCCTGCAGACGTTCTGCACGTTGTTGGAGGACGAGGCCCATCAGAAACTAGAGCTGACTCGCCTGATGACCCGCCTCTCCCACAGGGTGGCCTACACCTTCCAGGCCAAAGGTCGTGAGCTGGGTGGGAAGAAAGAGATGCCGTGCTTTCTGACACGACTGACCAGAGAGGTGTTCCTGTCCTCAGAGTCAGAGAGAGAAGCCAAGACTGCAGATCTCTGA
- the LOC100705177 gene encoding transcription factor 7-like 1-B isoform X1, protein MPQLSREDGDDLGASDELIAFKDEGEQEEKRNVSAERDLDDVKSSLVNESETNSSSDSEADRRPEPRPGVESRARQNQVCEEALRKQQRDGRLLQPSPYVGYPFFMFPDLGNLCSPYLANGALTAGARTYLPFQWPLLDVPGRASVRDTATPSHLSSSVPMVQHPHVSHLHPLLSYSPEAFSPPRASPGFSPEAAGVSRSPHASCYPVSPGAMPQIPHPLGWLQGQHMYSMAGGFSPAALAMNASMSSLVSSSFSPRLVPTPQSSVPHPAIVPTGVKQEPESDSCDGGGASSVQPRKATPETKREGDEDRKPHIKKPLNAFMLYMREERPKVVAMCKVKESSSINQILGQRWHSLSKDEQAKYYELARQERLLHSKLYPGWSARDNYGKKKKRKRARMEMKLEVAAAAPSDDFPLQLKRPRVSVGAEDPPPPPPHTQTAHMRHHLTQPHTVSHLTHTHLSQASPASSLDSPATPTTSLASPAAPAPTHTEHTHSSSFGGHTSPYPEQLQPLSLTTKPQRPPLSLNRATVTTGPSTPSSNTASSPPQRPPPLCSQPFLAPPPTSSSSHGALTQQLRRTNQP, encoded by the exons ATGCCGCAGCTGAGCCGGGAGGACGGCGACGACCTGGGAGCCAGCGACGAGCTCATCGCCTTCAAAGACGAAGGCGAGCAGGAGGAGAAGCGCAACGTGTCCGCCGAGCGAGACCTGGACGACGTCAAGTCCTCCCTGGTCAACGAGTCAGAGACCAACAGCAGCTCGGACTCAGAG GCAGACCGGCGCCCAGAGCCCCGTCCAGGTGTGGAGAGCAGGGCCAGGCAGAACCAGGTGTGCGAGGAAG CTCTGAGGAAGCAGCAGCGTGATGGACGCCTCCTCCAGCCCTCGCCCTACGTCGGGTACCCGTTCTTCATGTTCCCTGACCTCGGGAACCTCTGCAGCCCGTACCTCGCCAATGGAGCGCTGACGGCGGGTGCCCGGACG tACCTGCCCTTTCAGTGGCCGCTGCTCGATGTCCCAGGAAGAGCATCCGTCAGAGACACAGCGACTCCCTCTCACCTG TCCAGCAGTGTGCCGATGGTGCAGCACCCCCACGTGTCCCACCTCCACCCGCTGCTGTCCTATAGCCCCGAGGCCTTCTCCCCACCGAGGGCCTCACCTGGGTTCTCTCCTGAAGCAG CAGGGGTGTCCCGGTCTCCTCACGCCTCCTGCTACCCGGTCTCCCCTGGAGCCATGCCTCAGATCCCACACCCTCTGGGATGGCT gCAGGGCCAGCACATGTACTCCATGGCCGGGGGCTTCTCGCCAGCAGCACTCGCCATGAACGCCTCCATGTCGAG TCTGGTGTCGAGCAGCTTCTCTCCTCGCTTGGTGCCCACCCCTCAGTCGTCCGTCCCCCACCCCGCCATCGTCCCCACGGGAGTCAAGCAGGAGCCTGAAAGTGACAGCTGCGACGGAGGCGGGGCCAGCAGCGTTCAGCCAAG GAAGGCGACACCTGAAACCAAGCGTGAGGGCGACGAGGACAGGAAGCCGCACATCAAGAAGCCGCTGAACGCCTTTATGCTGTACATGAGGGAGGAGCGGCCCAAAGTGGTCGCCATGTGCAAAGTGAAGGAGAGCTCGTCCATCAACCAGATCCTCGGACAGAGG TGGCACTCGCTGTCGAAGGACGAGCAGGCCAAATACTACGAGCTGGCACGCCAAGAGAGGCTCCTGCACTCCAAGCTTTACCCCGGCTGGTCGGCCAGAGACAACTAT ggtaagaagaagaagaggaagagggcgAGGATGGAGATGAAGCTCGAAG TTGCCGCGGCGGCACCGTCAGACGACTTCCCCCTGCAGCTGAAGAGGCCTCGTGTCTCCGTGGGAGCCGAGGACCCACCACCGCCTCCACCGCACACGCAGACTGCACACATGCGCCATCACCTGACGCAGCCGCACACAGTCTCCCACCTGACGCACACCCACCTGTCACAGGCGAGCCCCGCCTCCTCCTTGGACTCTCCTGCGACACCCACCACGTCACTGGCCTCGCCCGCCGCCCCGGCGCCGACGCACACGGAGCACACACACTCGTCGTCCTTCGGTGGGCACACGTCGCCGTACCCCGAGCAGCTGCAGCCGCTGTCCCTCACCACCAAGCCCCAGCGGCCGCCACTGTCCCTGAACCGCGCCACCGTCACCACGGGCCCCTCTACACCGTCATCCAACACCGCCTCGTCCCCGCCACAACGGCCCCCTCCTCTGTGCTCTCAGCCTTTCCTGGCCCCACCTCCTACCTCCTCGAGCTCTCATGGTGCCTTAACTCAGCAGCTCCGAAGAACCAATCAGCCGTGA